From Desulfobulbaceae bacterium:
TTGGCGGGGAACACGACGTCAACACAAATCCGCCCACGATCATTATCACCCAGACTATCTGTTTGAATTTAATCATAATCAATTATATCATAAAAGGATGCCGGACTCCATGACCTCGGCAACGACCCGACCATGAACTACATCAACGGGCTCGCTACCGTCAACCCGCCGAATACAGTCGTTGGTCAAATCGGCAAAAACCTTGGCGACCTGCCGCAACCCCTCCTCCTGCTCGAAGTGATTGAGTTCCTCCTGTCGATAACGCTCGATACGCATCACCGCATCCTCCGGACGGATATTAATCAGGATCACGAGATCAGGAACCGGAGCGAATGCTTCATTCTGCCGGATAATTGCTGCCGGATCGAATCCATGAACTCCCTGATAGGCGGCTGTGGAATAATAATAGCGGTCGGTCAAAACAATCTTTCCCTCTGCCAAGGCCGGTGCGATCAACTGCTCCACATGCTCCTGACGATCCGCCAAAAAAAGATCCAGTTCCTCTTGGCGACTCACCGAATCACGGGCCTGGTACAGGCGCCTGATCCGCTGCCCGTAAACTCCATTGGTTGGTTCTCTGGTAACTACAACATCATACCCCTGCTGACGCAGCCAATCCGCCAGCAAGGAAATCTGTGTTGATTTTCCGGTGCCGTCAATACCCTCAAAGGCGATAAGAATTCCCGTCCGCTTCATATCTGGGCTCATTATCAGGCCTCGCGCTGACACTGCCGGTTACCAGCGATCTCCGCCGCCAAATCAAAGGCCGCACACAGGCTGGCGGGATTGGCCTTGCCCTGTCCGGCAATATCATAGGCAGTGCCATGATCAACAGAAGTCCTGACAATCGGTAGCCCGATAGTTACATTCACTCCGTCCTCAAAGTGGAGAAGTTTAAAAGGGATCAGCCCTTGGTCATGGTACATGCAAATCACCGCATCATATTCACCGGAAACCGCCTTGTGAAAAACAGTGTCAGGCGGAAAAGGTCCGGCAACCTGCCACCCCTCGGCCCGAGCTGCGTTAATCGCCGGAGTAATAATTCGTTCCTCCTCGTCACCGAAAAGCCCTCCCTCCCCGGCATGGGGGTTGAGACCCGCCACCGCCATCCGAGGCAAAGAAAGCCCAAAATCAATGCGCAATGACTCACCAGTCAACTTGATCAAACGGAGAATAGCTTCAGTCTTCAGGTTGGCAACGACTGAAGCCAGTCCTTGATGAATAGTGACCAGGGTCACCCGCAGGGTGCGACCTGCCATCATCATCGCATATTCCTTGGCGTGACAGAGGTCAGCCAGCATCTCGGTATGGCCAGGATAAAGATATCCGGCATCATTAAGCGCGGCCTTGGTTATAGGACAGGTTACCATAGCTGAGAAATATCCGTCCCGTACCAAGCGAACAGCCTCTTCAATGCACGCGGCCATAATTTGACCACTACCACTATTGGGCTGTCCCCAGACAAGATCACTGGCGTTGAAGACCATATCAGAAGGGTAGAGTGGCTGGTGGATCAGGATCGTGCCAGGGCGATGCTGGATTCCGGGCTGCCAGGGGATCACACCCACCACAAGACCGAGCAATTGGGCCGTTCGTTGCAGAACCTGGGCATCACCAAGGACAACCGGGACGAGCGGACCTTGGTAACTCGTAGCAAATTTAAGAATGATCTCGGGACCGATACCCACCGGGCATCCCATGGTAATGGCAATAGGCGCCAAATCACCGCCTTCAGTTCTCTCCATACTTGCAATACTCATCGCTTCCACCACAATTTTCCCGTCAGCCTTCAAAGGTTAGATCAAAGGCATTCTTGATCAACTCGATGCGGGGGGGACCGCCAGCAGCTAAAACTACCGAAACAACATCAAAACGGGCAGGACGACTCATTGCTCTATTCTGACCCAAAAAGAATAAGGCTGCTTTAGCAATCTGACGTTGCTTCCGTGGGGTAACAGCCTCTGCCGGCAAACCAAACCCAAGACTTGAACGGGTTTTAACCTCGACAAACACTATTGTTCCTTTGTCTTCAGCAATGATATCAACCTCACCACAAGGTACTCGGTAGTTCCTAACCTTCACCTGATAGCCGAGGTTGAGCAGAAACTCAGCAGCTAATTCTTCGCCACGCCTTCCCTTCTCTCCTCTAGCCTTGGTCATGGCCACCAGCAAAGAACTCTTTGACCCCCGCAAACGACTTTCGATGCAAGGGACATGGCCCGTGTTCCGCAAGAGCACGCCGATGTTCCGCCGTGGGATAGCCCATGTTTGACTGAAAAGAGTAGTGTGGGTACTGGTTGTGGTAGTGTTTCATTAACTCATCACGGGTTACCTTGGCCACAATCGACGCAGCAGCGATGGTAGCGCTTCTGGAATCCCCCTTGACCAAGGCGCGCTGAGGAACCGACACCGGCACCGGAAACTTCCCGTCCACCAGCAGAAAATCAGGAACCTGAGGCATATCTTCCATGGCCTTCTTCATTGCCAGCAAGGACGCCTGGAGAATATTGTAACGGTCGATAATACGTTCAGAAATCACCCCCACCCCAATGACTGCGCCAATATCTCTAAGATGCAACGTCAACTGCTGACGAATAGCAGGAGTTAACTTCTTTGAGTCTTTAAACTGAGAGAAATCACACTCCCGTGGCAAAATAACGCAGGCCGCCACAACTGGTCCTGCCAAAGGACCGCGACCAACCTCATCGGTACCAGCAATCGCTCGAAAACCTTGGCGATACAATTCCCGCTCAAAAGAAAAGGAGTCACACTCCTGAACTGAAAAGAGGGATGCTTGAGGATCATGTCTAATAGGCTTGTCTTTTGTCATAATGACACCGCATTACCGTCTTAGGCGTGCAACCCCACCCAAAAACAGCATGTGATCACCCGATAGCGACCCCAAATTTCATCCTTGCCCAAGATATTACACAATCATCTTATCTACAGATACCAACGCAGGATATCTGAAAAGTAAGGAGATTCATTCCCCCTGGGTGAGGTGGGGCATAACAAAATAAAATTAGCAAAAATGTGATAATTTTGACAATCTCGCAAAAGTCCGGGGATGGCTAAACAAAAGGTGCGATATACAGGTAAGCGATCGAAGAGAGACTCCGAGGCGCGGGGTGTGTTTCGGAGTCTCACTCCGTTCGCTTACCTGTGAGTGAGGCCATACATATGGTATGCCGAACGAGCAAAACCGCCACGCAACGCAGTAGATCGGACTTTTTGCGACGCCATCAATTTTAAAGAGATACTTTTTATTGCTTACCATCAGCCTATACCATGCTGCTCCCTATGGATCAACGCATAAAGGCGCAAAAGTTTTACACTGTACCAGTGTATACTCTTACGCCTTTATGTTGAATGAGTTAAAAATTTTATCCCACAACTGATAGCGATAACAATGGCCATGACTCTTAACAACGAACCACAGCTGCCACCACTTTTTGCCCACTCACTCCCAGATGGTTTGCCAACCTTGACTTACTAGGTTCAAGGATAGCCGAAACTCAACCAGAAGGTGGTTAACGAAGTCCTCTTTCCTTAATTCGTGCAGCCTTACCGCGCAGATTTCTGAGATAGTAAAGACGTGAACGACGGACGCGGCCCATGGTTATAACTTCAATTTTTTCAATCTTCGGCGAATGAAGGGCAAAGGTCTTTTCTACCCCAATCCCATGGGAAACTTTACGCACAGTAAAGCTTGCGTCCATTGAACCTCGCTTTACTCGAATGACCACACCCTTAAAAATCTGGATCCGCTCCTTCGCGCCCTCTAAAATTCTGATATGTACATCCACAGTATCCCCAGGACGAAATGTAGGGATATCAAAACGCATGTTTTCCTGTTCAATCTTTTGAATCACAGTCATTGCCATCATCATCACCTTCTTATGTTAAGATCAGTACGATAGACTTACTTCAAGCCCATCAAAGTAGAAAATTTCGATGTAATCCTTACCAAATTGGAGCCGTATTTATTCTTCCTAAAGCACGCCCAACAAACGATCCAATACGATTGAGCAGGCAGAACGGACGGAAAGATGATTATACGTTTCTCTACTGCCAACAGGTGGCAGAACAACATCAACAGCTGCCATGACTTCCGGTGTCAAACCAGAGCCGGTGCCAAACAAAAGCAATATATGCTCTCCATCCGCCAATCGCTGACGGAGAACCGCAAATTCCAATGTCCTCTCCTGTACCTTGGCGCTTGTTGCCACGACCATCGGTCGGCTAAGGCCTTTCACCGAATAATTCGAATACAGTTCTTCAAGACTGGGGCAGATACTGACAATGGAAAAAGCCTCTCTCCGGTCTGGGTTATGCTGTGCCCCATACCCTGTACGCCAATGATCTATAATCTCACCAACCAATTTCTGTTGATCCGCAAAAGGGGTGATGATAAAAAAATTATCCACCCCATAGGACCTTCCTGCCCGGGCAATATCATGAATATCCAAGTTTGTAACAGCAGCCCCGATAATCTCTTTCTTGGCATTGCATACAGGGTAATGGACTAAGGCGATATCAAGCATCAGAACCGTTATCCATGGATGTTACTAAGTCACTCACGTCAATGCCCTGCCGCCGAAGCATCTTCATCTCGCGACGGGAAAAAAGAGCCAGCTCAATCAAGTCTGGACGACGAGCCCTGGTCCGTTTCACAGACTCGACAAGACGCCAATCTGCAATGGCCTGATGATCCCCGGACAGAAGCGCCTCTGGCACTTCAATGCCTTCAAACTGCCGTGGCCTGGTATACTGGGGATGCTTTAACAATCCACGGCTGAATGTATCGCATTCAGCGGAGTCCGAGCACCCTAATACTCCAGGCAATAACCGTGTTACTGAGTCAATCACGACCAACGCGGCCAATTCGCCGCCAGTCAGCACGTAATCACCTATAGATATTTCATCATCGAAATATGCTTCCACACGAGCGTCAACCCCTTCATAACGTCCGCAAAGCAAAATCAGATGTTCTTTCTGTGCCAGATCCGAGGCTACTTTCTGGGTGTATGGCCGCCCCTGTGGTGTCAAAAAGACCACGTGCCCACCAGGATGTTCGCTCTCTACCTTTTGAAGCGCAGCAACTATTGGCTCAGGCTTCATTACCATGCCCTCGCCGCCGCCAAAGGGCCGATCATCGGTTACGGCATGTTTACCTAAGGCATAGTCACGAATATTGTGAAATTCAATGCTCAAAGCGCTGGCGGCAAGGGCCCGGCTGATAATCCCTTCCTCAAGCGGAGAGACAAACAAATCGGGAAAAATCGTCAGTACATCAACACGCATCAGGCAAATTAATTTCCAAAAGTCCTGGCATGGGACTGATGGTCAAAATCCCTGACTCATTATCCTGATGGACAATTATCTCTTTAATCACCGGGATCAGATACTCACCATCTGCTCCGGTTACAACCAAGACATCATTTGCGCCTGTGGCGATTAGGGATGTTACAGTTCCTAACTCCTTCCCCTGATCGGTAACCACGGTAAGTCCAAGCATCTCATGCCAGTAGAATTCATCAGCCTCCAATTCCGGCATCTGACTTTTGAATACTGATATTTCACAACCGACAAGAGCTTCGGCTTGGTCGCGGGTAGTAATCTCACGCAACTTAAGAGCCACGGACTTTCCTTGAGGACGCGTATACTCTACTGAATACTGCTGGACCACTCCACTACGTTCTGTGAGTATTGTCGTAAAAACAGCCAACTCTTTCAAATCGCCCGAGTAAAGAGTTACCTTGACCTCCCCATCAAGACCGCGAGCCTTAACTATGGTCCCAACAGCCACTGTATGAGGATCAACTACAGGTACCTTTGCCATCCGATTATGCCTCAGAGCTGCCCATCTCCAGCCAAACAGCAGTTGGATGTAATCGGCCAGCCGGATTATTCAACAATCTCGAGTCTGACTTTTTTGTCAAGTTTAGCAGCAGCGGCAGTCAACACTGTCCGAATCGCTTTCGCAGTTCGGCCTTGTTTGCCAATGACCTTCCCTAAATCATCCTTAGCGACTCGAAGCTCTTCGACCACCACATCGTCTTTTTGAAGCTCTTCGACCGTAACCTCATCAGACTTATCGACCAACGCTTTTGCGACAAAAACAACCAGTTCTCTCATTACAGTAAGACGACTATTCAGCAGCCGGAGCTGCATTCTTAGCCAACAGGCTCTTTACCGTTGTTGTCGGTTCCGCGCCCTTATCAAGCCAATCCTGCAACTTCTCATGGTGAATGGTCACTTCATGCGGTTCAATCATCGGGTTATAGGTTCCAACGATCTCAAGAAACTTGCCATCGCGACGGGCTTCGGAATTTTGGACAACAATCCGATAAAAGGGTTTCTTCTTACGACCAAACCGGCTTAATCTAATCCTGACAGCCATTACACTCTTCCTCTCTAATTTAGTATTTAGTCCCCTTCTGTTCAAAAGGGGGCGATGTAATCACAAAAACTGCATGCCACTAGGGACTCACAGCCAACAGAGACTTCCCTTAAAACAACCACTCTATTTCAACGCAACCCACTGAGTTTCTTTCGTTTTTTATTGCCAACATTCATCTTCGATGATGTTCCGCCAAACATCGGCCCCCGCATCTTACCCATCATCTTCAACATCTCGCTATAGTTCTTGAGAACACGATTGACGTCCTGAACCGTCGTCCCACTACCTGACGCAATCCGCTGCCGACGGCTGGCATTAATGATCTCATAACGCCGCCTCTCAGCCTTGGTCATGGAGTTGATGATCGCCTCGACACGGGCCAACTCTTTTTCATCCGGCTTAGGCATGTTCTTGATCTGCTTAAACTTATTGAGTCCGGGGATCATGCCCATGATCTGTTCCAGACTTCCCATTTTTTTGATTTGCTGAATCTGATCCCGAAAATCTTCCAGCGTAAAGGTGTTATGCTTAAGTTTCTTGGCAAGGGCTTCTGCCTTCTTCTTATCAACAACTTCTTCCGCTTTTTCGATCAAGGACAAAACATCGCCCATGCCAAGGATACGCGATGCCAGACGATCCGGATGAAAAACCTCCAGCCCGTCCAAATCTTCGCCCGTACCGACAAACTTGATGGGACACGAAGTAACCTTCTTGATGGAAAGAGCAGCTCCGCCTCGGGCATCACCCTCCATCTTCGACAGAATAATGCCGGTCAGTGTAAGCATCCGATGGAACGAATCAGCGACCGACACCGCATCTTGGCCGGTCATCGCATCGGCGACAAGGAGTATTTCGCGTGGTCCAACCGCCTCCTTAATTCTGCCAAGCTCCGCCATCAGGGCCTCGTCTACATGAAGACGACCAGCAGTATCAACAATGACAGTATCGTAGAGATTATGCTTAGCGGCAATAAGCGCGCTCTTACAAATATCTACCGGATCCTGACTCGCCAGAGACGGATGGACCGGAACATCAATGGACTGCCCCAAGACCCGAAGCTGTTCAATCGCAGCAGGACGATAGACATCCGCCGGAACCAGATACGGACGTCTGCCCTTCTTCTTAAGCTGTTTGGCAAGCTTTGCCGAGGTTGTAGTCTTTCCTGACCCCTGAAGACCGACAACAATAATAACAGCAGGAGATGGTCCCGTCAGCCGAAGGTCCTCTGTCGCTCCTCCTAAAAGATCAATCAACGCCTCATGGACGAGCTTGACCACTTGCTGCCCAGGAGAAAGACTCTGCAGGACGTCCTGACCTATGGCACGTGCAGTAACCGATGCAATGAAGTCCTTGACCACGGTGAAATTAACATCGGCCTCCAACAAGGCCATGCGTACTTCACGCAATGCGTCCTGGACGTTCGCTTCGGTCAGGGTCCCCTGACCCCGTAGTTTTTTAAAGACCCCTTCGAGGCGGTCTGATAGTGTTTCAAACATATTCGTTACAGCAGTTTACCATAGGGTATAGTTGGACCTTTTTTGAGAATCTGCAAACATAAACTGATTACTTTTGCTTGTCAAGAAACAAAGCAATCGTTATCAGGATTATATCAAACCGCAAACAAGCCCCTGCCTCCACTATATCAGAACTTTGAAGCTAACATCTTACCCAGAAAGATCCTTAACATAGATAAGCTTATCATCACCCTGACGATAATAATCCTTAAGGCAAGCGATATTCCGAAAGCCCATTTTTTGATAAAAACGACAGGCTGGGATAAAATCAGACAGAGAGGATGTATCGATATAAACTTGCCTGCCGTGCTGACCAATAATAATATGTTCCATATAGCGAACAAGTGCCTCCCCAACGCCTTGCCTGGAAAAGCGCGGAGCTACTCCTATCCAATATAGATCCCAGCACCGATCCGTCAAAGGGGCGAGACCAAAAACGACAAATCCTACGACAACCCTATCAACCTTGGCACAATATCCATAGTATTGCTGAAAGGGATGACAGGCTGCCTCCTCACAAAATTCCATAGCCGCGTCAATGGCTTCCGAGGAAAAATGATCCCATCCTTTAAGAATCTGGGTAATCTGGACTTGATCAGAAGGCAGCAACACATGAATACCGAGTAAGCTCATATCCTGCTTACTCTCGGCAACGGACACGCTGCGCTGCGGGTGATAAATAGAATCTTTTCATTGACGAGAGGCATCATCTTTCCGGACGAGCCGTCGATACTGAATTGCCTCTGCCACATGAGCCGCCTGGATGACTTCTGAACCATCTAGATCAGCTATTGTGCGGGCAATTTTTTGGATACGGCGGAAGGCCCTGGTCGACAGGCCAAGACGTGTCACCGCCCTTTCAAGCAGTTGTTCCGAGGCCGGATCAAGATGACAAAAACGCTTGATCTGCTTGGGGGGCATCTGGCTATTACAGTAAACACCGGCCAATCCGCCTAAACGCTTGTGCTGAACATCACGGGCACGAACCACCCGGGCCTTGACCTCTGCTGATGTCTCCCCATCATTTTGAGTGGAAAGTTCTTTAAACGGTACGGCTGCGACTTCAACATACATGTCAATTCGGTCAAGCAAAGGACCAGATATCCGGCTCCGGTAACGCTGAATTTGAGTGGCTGAACATCGACATTCGTGATTGGGATCACCAAGAAATCCGCACGGACAGGGGTTCGAAGCTGCCACCAGGATGAAATTGGCCGGGAAACTGAGTGAACTCGATGCCCTGGAGATAGTCACCCCCCCATCCTCCAGGGGTTGACGGAGCCCCTCCAGAATATTCTTCTTGAACTCCGCCAACTCATCAAGAAACAAAACACCGTTATGGGCCAACGAGACTTCACCAGGCCTGGGAATCTGCCCCCCGCCAATCAATCCGGCATCAGAAATTGTGTGGTGAGGAGCACGGAAAGGACGTTGCGTGACAATGCCGTCATCTTTACTGACTAAACCGGCAACGCTGTAAATACCAGTAGTCTCAAGAGCTTCCTCCAAGGTAAGATCAGGGAGGATAGAGGGCAGGCGGCGGGCCATCATCGTCTTGCCGCTCCCTGGCGGACCTTCAAAAAAGAGATTATGGCCACCAGCTGCTGCTATTTCCAAAGCCCGCTTGGCATGGGCCTGCCCCTTTACTTCACACAGA
This genomic window contains:
- a CDS encoding dTMP kinase; the encoded protein is MSPDMKRTGILIAFEGIDGTGKSTQISLLADWLRQQGYDVVVTREPTNGVYGQRIRRLYQARDSVSRQEELDLFLADRQEHVEQLIAPALAEGKIVLTDRYYYSTAAYQGVHGFDPAAIIRQNEAFAPVPDLVILINIRPEDAVMRIERYRQEELNHFEQEEGLRQVAKVFADLTNDCIRRVDGSEPVDVVHGRVVAEVMESGILL
- the pdxA gene encoding 4-hydroxythreonine-4-phosphate dehydrogenase PdxA, with product MGCPVGIGPEIILKFATSYQGPLVPVVLGDAQVLQRTAQLLGLVVGVIPWQPGIQHRPGTILIHQPLYPSDMVFNASDLVWGQPNSGSGQIMAACIEEAVRLVRDGYFSAMVTCPITKAALNDAGYLYPGHTEMLADLCHAKEYAMMMAGRTLRVTLVTIHQGLASVVANLKTEAILRLIKLTGESLRIDFGLSLPRMAVAGLNPHAGEGGLFGDEEERIITPAINAARAEGWQVAGPFPPDTVFHKAVSGEYDAVICMYHDQGLIPFKLLHFEDGVNVTIGLPIVRTSVDHGTAYDIAGQGKANPASLCAAFDLAAEIAGNRQCQREA
- a CDS encoding YraN family protein codes for the protein MTKARGEKGRRGEELAAEFLLNLGYQVKVRNYRVPCGEVDIIAEDKGTIVFVEVKTRSSLGFGLPAEAVTPRKQRQIAKAALFFLGQNRAMSRPARFDVVSVVLAAGGPPRIELIKNAFDLTFEG
- a CDS encoding ribonuclease HII; this translates as MTKDKPIRHDPQASLFSVQECDSFSFERELYRQGFRAIAGTDEVGRGPLAGPVVAACVILPRECDFSQFKDSKKLTPAIRQQLTLHLRDIGAVIGVGVISERIIDRYNILQASLLAMKKAMEDMPQVPDFLLVDGKFPVPVSVPQRALVKGDSRSATIAAASIVAKVTRDELMKHYHNQYPHYSFQSNMGYPTAEHRRALAEHGPCPLHRKSFAGVKEFFAGGHDQG
- a CDS encoding 50S ribosomal protein L19 translates to MTVIQKIEQENMRFDIPTFRPGDTVDVHIRILEGAKERIQIFKGVVIRVKRGSMDASFTVRKVSHGIGVEKTFALHSPKIEKIEVITMGRVRRSRLYYLRNLRGKAARIKERGLR
- a CDS encoding RNA methyltransferase; the encoded protein is MLDIALVHYPVCNAKKEIIGAAVTNLDIHDIARAGRSYGVDNFFIITPFADQQKLVGEIIDHWRTGYGAQHNPDRREAFSIVSICPSLEELYSNYSVKGLSRPMVVATSAKVQERTLEFAVLRQRLADGEHILLLFGTGSGLTPEVMAAVDVVLPPVGSRETYNHLSVRSACSIVLDRLLGVL
- the trmD gene encoding tRNA (guanosine(37)-N1)-methyltransferase TrmD, giving the protein MRVDVLTIFPDLFVSPLEEGIISRALAASALSIEFHNIRDYALGKHAVTDDRPFGGGEGMVMKPEPIVAALQKVESEHPGGHVVFLTPQGRPYTQKVASDLAQKEHLILLCGRYEGVDARVEAYFDDEISIGDYVLTGGELAALVVIDSVTRLLPGVLGCSDSAECDTFSRGLLKHPQYTRPRQFEGIEVPEALLSGDHQAIADWRLVESVKRTRARRPDLIELALFSRREMKMLRRQGIDVSDLVTSMDNGSDA
- the rimM gene encoding 16S rRNA processing protein RimM yields the protein MAKVPVVDPHTVAVGTIVKARGLDGEVKVTLYSGDLKELAVFTTILTERSGVVQQYSVEYTRPQGKSVALKLREITTRDQAEALVGCEISVFKSQMPELEADEFYWHEMLGLTVVTDQGKELGTVTSLIATGANDVLVVTGADGEYLIPVIKEIIVHQDNESGILTISPMPGLLEINLPDAC
- a CDS encoding KH domain-containing protein gives rise to the protein MRELVVFVAKALVDKSDEVTVEELQKDDVVVEELRVAKDDLGKVIGKQGRTAKAIRTVLTAAAAKLDKKVRLEIVE
- the rpsP gene encoding 30S ribosomal protein S16 → MAVRIRLSRFGRKKKPFYRIVVQNSEARRDGKFLEIVGTYNPMIEPHEVTIHHEKLQDWLDKGAEPTTTVKSLLAKNAAPAAE
- a CDS encoding signal recognition particle protein; amino-acid sequence: MFETLSDRLEGVFKKLRGQGTLTEANVQDALREVRMALLEADVNFTVVKDFIASVTARAIGQDVLQSLSPGQQVVKLVHEALIDLLGGATEDLRLTGPSPAVIIVVGLQGSGKTTTSAKLAKQLKKKGRRPYLVPADVYRPAAIEQLRVLGQSIDVPVHPSLASQDPVDICKSALIAAKHNLYDTVIVDTAGRLHVDEALMAELGRIKEAVGPREILLVADAMTGQDAVSVADSFHRMLTLTGIILSKMEGDARGGAALSIKKVTSCPIKFVGTGEDLDGLEVFHPDRLASRILGMGDVLSLIEKAEEVVDKKKAEALAKKLKHNTFTLEDFRDQIQQIKKMGSLEQIMGMIPGLNKFKQIKNMPKPDEKELARVEAIINSMTKAERRRYEIINASRRQRIASGSGTTVQDVNRVLKNYSEMLKMMGKMRGPMFGGTSSKMNVGNKKRKKLSGLR
- a CDS encoding GNAT family N-acetyltransferase gives rise to the protein MSLLGIHVLLPSDQVQITQILKGWDHFSSEAIDAAMEFCEEAACHPFQQYYGYCAKVDRVVVGFVVFGLAPLTDRCWDLYWIGVAPRFSRQGVGEALVRYMEHIIIGQHGRQVYIDTSSLSDFIPACRFYQKMGFRNIACLKDYYRQGDDKLIYVKDLSG
- a CDS encoding YifB family Mg chelatase-like AAA ATPase, giving the protein MLSQVHSATVEGVDGLLVEVEVDIAFGLPAFATVGLPEAAVRESKDRVKAAIKNSGYEFPPHRITVNLAPADVRKAGTGYDLPIAVGIVAAGGAGPFALLDRYLLIGELSLDGRVRPVPGVLPIALAARRAGLKGIVVPVENAREAAVVQGLDVIPVERLHQAIDFFTGNIEISPFFVDLASFFKREPRADNDLCEVKGQAHAKRALEIAAAGGHNLFFEGPPGSGKTMMARRLPSILPDLTLEEALETTGIYSVAGLVSKDDGIVTQRPFRAPHHTISDAGLIGGGQIPRPGEVSLAHNGVLFLDELAEFKKNILEGLRQPLEDGGVTISRASSSLSFPANFILVAASNPCPCGFLGDPNHECRCSATQIQRYRSRISGPLLDRIDMYVEVAAVPFKELSTQNDGETSAEVKARVVRARDVQHKRLGGLAGVYCNSQMPPKQIKRFCHLDPASEQLLERAVTRLGLSTRAFRRIQKIARTIADLDGSEVIQAAHVAEAIQYRRLVRKDDASRQ